The following are encoded together in the Ciona intestinalis unplaced genomic scaffold, KH HT001133.1, whole genome shotgun sequence genome:
- the LOC100185636 gene encoding cytochrome P450 2A13 has translation MFAKLFGWWGSSWVTTCLLGLLTLVILVYYYWWKLPHPRYPPGVRGIPVMGALPLLGKFAHKVIMRWSHEKYGPVMSVRFGPSDSVVLNDYESVYEALVKQGPAFLTRPNIELINSYSNGYGFGFAEGNKKYMEVRHFTLKALRGFGIGGRVMEERVSEVAQDLVQSLQELDGKPTNFRMIVGTTVSNVIASIVLGKKFHPKDEDFQRHVQLIFDSFGDEETASYILVLMYFPLLRHIPPFKNACKKFVDVHFKQFDFCRKEILEHKKNLDENEPGDYIDAFLVEMKKHSPQDSWFHDESLMVCVADLFLAGTETSTSTIMWGVVVLINYPEIQEKLHQEITNTTGEALPSLNHRDDLPLLQAFIQEVYRCMTLVPLGVQHQTTKDVEISGYCIPKDTVVFTNIDAVHHDPNIWKNPSEFNIYRHIDKDGKFIPSKKVIPFGIGCRSCLGEKLARIEIFLFLANIIKRFKVLPDPESQDLPPMDDGITGFGFFPFPFKAVVLPRKNEEIPE, from the exons ATGTTTGCTAAGTTATTTGGTTGGTGGGGGTCTAGTTGGGTGACAACATGTTTATTGGGGTTGCTCACCCTTGTTATATTGGTGTATTATTACTGGTGGAAGTTACCCCACCCCCGATACCCACCTGGAGTGAGGGGAATACCCGTGATGGGGGCTTTGCCCTTACTGGGTAAGTTCGCCCACAAAGTCATCATGCGTTGGTCACATGAGAAATATGGTCCTGTTATGTCAGTGAGGTTCGGACCGAGTGACTCGGTGGTTTTGAACGATTATGAATCTGTTTATGAG GCTCTTGTCAAGCAAGGTCCAGCCTTCCTGACAAGACCAAACATAGAATTGATAAATTCTTACTCCAATGGTTACGGGTTTGGTTTTGCTGAAGGAAACAAGAAATACATGGAGGTTCGACATTTTACACTAAAGGCATTACGTGG GTTTGGGATTGGAGGTCGTGTAATGGAGGAGCGAGTGTCAGAGGTTGCGCAAGATCTTGTTCAATCTCTTCAAGAATTGGATGGAAAACCAACAAACTTTAGG ATGATTGTCGGAACAACAGTTTCAAACGTAATCGCGAGCATCGTCCTCGGGAAGAAGTTTCATCCAAAAGACGAAGACTTTCAACGCCATGTACAACTAATCTTTGACAG TTTTGGTGACGAAGAAACTGCAAGTTACATTCTAGTATTGATGTATtttccattgttacgtcatattccACCATTCAAGAACGCCTGCAAGAAGTTTGTTGATGTTCATTTCAAACAATTTG atttttgtCGCAAAGAGATTTTGGAACACAAGAAGAACCTTGATGAGAACGAACCCGGGGATTACATTGATGCTTTTCTTGTGGAGATGAAGAAACATTCACCTCAAGATTCATGGTTTCAT GACGAATCACTCATGGTCTGCGTGGCTGATCTATTTCTTGCCGGCACAGAAACGAGCACAAGTACAATAATGTGGGGGGTGGTTGTGCTTATTAACTATCCAGAGATACAAGAGAAACTTCATCAAGAAATAACCAATACAACAG GTGAAGCGCTGCCAAGCTTAAACCATAGGGATGATCTTCCGTTGCTTCAAGCTTTCATTCAAGAAGTTTATCGATGCATGACCCTCGTACCATTGGGTGTTCAGCACCAAACTACTAAGGATGTAGAGATTAGTGGTTATTGTATCCCTAAAGATACTGTG GTTTTCACAAACATTGATGCCGTTCACCACGATCCAAATATCTGGAAGAATCCGAGCGAGTTTAACATTTATCGTCACATCGATAAAGACGGGAAGTTCATTCCTTCCAAGAAAGTGATCCCGTTTGGAATCGGATGCAGATCGTGTCTTGGTGAAAAGTTGGCGAGGATTGAGATCTTCCTCTTCCTTGCCAACATTATCAAGAGGTTCAAGGTCCTCCCTGATCCTGAGAGCCAAGATCTTCCTCCAATGGACGACGGGATCACTGGGTTCGGTTTCTTCCCGTTTCCCTTCAAAGCTGTCGTCCTTCCACGGAAAAATGAAGAAATTCCTGAATAA